The Mesomycoplasma ovipneumoniae genome includes a region encoding these proteins:
- the aspS gene encoding aspartate--tRNA ligase, producing MYNSKNLSKEQIGNIVSIQGWVQNIRKIKSKTFVVIRDYHGIFQVIIDENTKKVDKYSKESVVRVEGVLSLRSNPNTKIHNGDLEINAINFETLSFSQPIPFEIHNEAHANEDLRLEYRFLDLRREVMQKNLTFRYRVFHYIRSFLFENNFIEIETPILSKSTPEGARSFLVPTRQKGKFFALPQSPQIYKQLLMVSGFEKYFQFARVFRDEDLRKDRQFEFCQLDLEFGFSNFEQISNQIENLIKYLWEKIYSNSEIEFPRLDYDFVIDKYGTDKPDLRFENKLFSLDFLDGQDPLFQGKTRGIFLENVLISKADYRIFSEKISQHNANRLLYVHIESGKISYFSFKTDESALKSKLESWLLDNNYQNGTLFLISDSYQETSLALGALRNLLAQKYDLIINKNEFKFAWIINWPLFELDSNQQITSAHHPFTAPVAENIEFLDTDPIKVRAQSYDLVLNGFELGSGSIRINNSELQSKIFRILGLNQEQINLQFGSLLKAFNFGVPPHGGFAFGLDRLIMILLQTNSIRDVIAFPVNSKGLDLLLNSPSSINPESLSEYNIKISDTDKE from the coding sequence ATGTATAATTCAAAAAATTTATCCAAAGAACAAATTGGAAATATAGTTTCAATTCAAGGCTGAGTCCAAAATATTCGTAAAATTAAAAGTAAAACCTTTGTGGTAATCCGTGATTATCACGGAATTTTTCAAGTAATTATTGATGAAAATACCAAAAAAGTGGACAAATACTCAAAAGAATCTGTTGTGCGTGTTGAAGGCGTTTTATCACTAAGAAGTAATCCAAACACAAAAATTCATAACGGTGATCTTGAAATAAATGCAATAAATTTTGAAACACTTTCATTTTCGCAGCCAATTCCGTTTGAAATTCATAATGAGGCTCATGCCAATGAAGATTTACGTTTGGAATACCGATTTTTAGATTTACGTCGGGAAGTAATGCAGAAAAATTTGACTTTTCGTTATAGAGTTTTTCACTATATTCGCTCTTTCCTTTTTGAAAATAATTTTATTGAAATTGAAACTCCGATTTTGTCAAAATCAACACCTGAAGGAGCAAGATCCTTTTTAGTTCCTACTCGCCAAAAAGGAAAATTCTTTGCCTTACCGCAGTCACCTCAAATTTATAAGCAACTTCTAATGGTTTCTGGATTTGAAAAATACTTCCAATTTGCGCGCGTCTTTCGTGATGAGGACCTAAGAAAGGACCGTCAATTTGAATTTTGTCAACTAGATTTAGAATTTGGCTTTAGTAATTTTGAGCAAATCTCCAATCAAATTGAAAACCTTATAAAATATTTGTGAGAAAAAATTTACTCTAATTCAGAAATTGAATTTCCGCGGCTTGACTATGATTTTGTAATTGACAAATATGGAACCGATAAACCTGACTTGCGATTTGAAAATAAATTATTTTCTCTTGATTTTCTTGATGGTCAAGACCCGCTTTTCCAAGGTAAAACGCGCGGAATTTTTCTTGAAAATGTTTTAATTTCAAAAGCAGATTACCGAATTTTTTCTGAAAAAATAAGCCAACATAATGCAAACAGACTTTTATATGTTCATATTGAATCTGGCAAAATTTCGTATTTTTCTTTTAAAACTGATGAATCTGCCTTGAAATCTAAGCTTGAAAGTTGACTATTAGACAACAATTATCAAAATGGAACTTTATTTTTAATTTCTGATAGTTATCAAGAAACATCATTAGCTCTTGGTGCTTTGAGAAATTTATTAGCACAAAAATACGACCTTATTATTAATAAAAATGAATTTAAATTTGCCTGAATTATTAACTGACCACTTTTTGAACTTGATTCAAATCAGCAAATAACTTCCGCTCACCACCCCTTTACGGCGCCTGTTGCTGAAAATATTGAATTTTTAGATACTGACCCTATAAAAGTTCGCGCTCAATCTTATGATCTTGTGCTTAATGGTTTTGAACTTGGTTCTGGCTCAATAAGAATTAATAATTCTGAATTACAAAGCAAAATTTTTAGAATTTTAGGTCTTAATCAAGAACAGATTAACCTTCAATTTGGCAGTCTCTTAAAAGCTTTTAATTTTGGAGTTCCACCTCATGGAGGCTTTGCTTTTGGGCTTGACCGTCTAATTATGATTTTATTACAAACAAACTCGATTCGTGATGTTATTGCTTTCCCAGTAAATTCAAAAGGCTTGGACTTATTGCTAAATTCACCTTCATCAATAAATCCTGAGTCATTATCTGAATACAATATCAAAATTAGCGACACAGATAAAGAATAA
- the hisS gene encoding histidine--tRNA ligase, translated as MKLFLNSSPKGTYDIVEQESEIFLKIRNIFFQYARKFNFSYIETPIFEYSEVFEKTSQDSDVVTKELYKFLDKSNRQLALRPEGTAPIMRAIWQHKLHQVEKKFFYFGPMFRYEKPQKGRFRQFYQAGFEITNYKSESFSLQILEVILLVIKILENLKIQNYQLKINYLSNSQTRQEYSNALSQYFEKYIDKLEAISKLRLRNNPLRILDDKIESLKDFVKSSPKISDFWSVEDKKNFNSIISIFEKFKINYVVDYSLVRGLDYYDEFVFEFIDNDKILGSKLTFAGGGCYNNLPQKFGMANFKSIGVAFGIERLIEIFKSNSPTKLTNLDFYLIGFSQDEILKNFELAILLREQNFQVDLNKSPLSIKDGFQKAKKSGAKFAFFFEKDEQPGQISIKNLQTSINKVISLLNIDFEFLRTIIDGETHV; from the coding sequence ATGAAATTATTCTTAAATTCAAGTCCTAAGGGTACTTATGATATTGTTGAGCAAGAAAGTGAAATATTCCTAAAAATACGTAATATTTTTTTTCAATATGCTAGAAAATTTAATTTCTCATATATTGAAACGCCAATTTTTGAGTATTCAGAAGTTTTCGAAAAAACTAGCCAAGATTCAGATGTAGTAACTAAAGAACTCTATAAATTTTTAGATAAATCAAATCGACAATTAGCTTTAAGACCCGAGGGAACTGCACCAATTATGCGGGCAATTTGACAGCACAAATTGCACCAAGTTGAAAAAAAATTTTTTTATTTTGGTCCCATGTTTCGCTATGAAAAGCCACAAAAAGGACGTTTTCGTCAGTTTTATCAAGCCGGATTTGAAATTACTAACTATAAGTCAGAGTCATTTTCTTTACAGATTTTAGAAGTTATTCTTTTAGTTATTAAAATTCTTGAAAATCTTAAAATTCAAAACTACCAACTTAAAATTAATTACCTTTCAAATTCACAAACAAGACAAGAATATTCTAATGCTTTAAGTCAATATTTTGAAAAATATATCGATAAACTTGAGGCTATTTCTAAATTACGACTCAGGAATAATCCTTTGAGAATTCTTGATGACAAGATAGAATCTTTGAAAGATTTTGTTAAATCATCCCCAAAAATAAGCGACTTTTGATCAGTTGAGGACAAGAAAAATTTCAACTCAATAATTTCAATTTTTGAAAAATTTAAAATTAATTACGTGGTTGATTATTCTTTAGTTCGAGGACTTGATTATTATGATGAATTTGTTTTTGAATTTATTGATAATGACAAAATTTTAGGTTCAAAATTAACTTTTGCTGGTGGAGGATGTTATAATAATTTACCACAAAAATTTGGCATGGCTAATTTTAAAAGTATCGGGGTTGCCTTTGGAATTGAGCGTCTAATAGAAATTTTTAAATCTAATTCCCCTACTAAATTAACAAATTTAGATTTTTATTTAATCGGGTTTAGTCAAGATGAAATTCTTAAAAATTTTGAACTTGCAATTTTACTTCGCGAGCAAAATTTTCAAGTTGATTTAAATAAATCGCCCCTATCAATTAAAGATGGATTTCAAAAAGCAAAAAAATCAGGCGCAAAATTTGCTTTTTTCTTTGAAAAAGACGAACAACCTGGCCAAATATCAATCAAAAATCTGCAAACATCTATTAATAAAGTCATTTCACTTTTAAATATTGATTTTGAATTTTTAAGAACAATTATAGACGGAGAAACTCATGTATAA
- a CDS encoding ABC transporter ATP-binding protein, whose product MIKIQNLTKKIDDRFIFSSLNLEIPSNKVTFVVGESGIGKTTLINLIGGFTKKDSGNISFFDENGSEIKKPLVDVVFQDFNLIEKITSNDNILIGNNVINKLLDKNALNQNANLMSIKTEQLEQKVNNLSGGERQRIAILRSLSRDSSFILLDEPTRNLDIENAKIVFENLTNISKNKTILVVSHNLDLAKKYADKIVYIEKNKITEEIFDKNSQNQSLISKNGDLNYQNTAKNSKLSKIKQEFKTGFLLTITDFKSKLTSSILFLLLFLTSFFGTLLFGVLNLNISSTNLQNTIEYQLDSVVITKKPNAEINTFSTNEITKLQEDNPKIVKIVPIFTFPKVTFTYGDKVEFDSSVDYIDESDFFKKRFIFDNKNLVGRNIQNKDEVIISKSLATKFNIEKPNNQKISVSSFRNTAVDLKVVGISSLSTLDRLNFSFLHHKFFESAKPVQKNSGPPNENLDNNKPEKIDPWVLKLYFKIDDDLANNIENFAKNNKEFETQSSLGGITKSILNTQSFTNIVIGAILVLFIIILLIQTVFYAKNLSDSKMKLIGILKALNAKTWQIFFYHWLNIIIISLFILFINSVVFIPSMGKIYTAIIGQDILLPSLSQVGALLIIIWLIMFGSISVIYLIISWLSYRKPVIKLLKFEQF is encoded by the coding sequence CAAAAAAAGATAGTGGAAACATTTCTTTTTTTGATGAAAATGGTTCTGAAATTAAAAAACCATTAGTTGATGTTGTTTTTCAAGATTTTAATTTAATTGAAAAAATTACATCTAATGACAATATTTTAATAGGAAATAATGTAATAAATAAACTTTTAGACAAAAATGCATTAAATCAAAATGCAAATTTAATGTCGATAAAAACTGAACAACTTGAACAAAAAGTAAATAATTTATCTGGGGGTGAAAGGCAAAGAATTGCAATTTTACGTTCACTTTCACGCGATAGTAGTTTTATATTACTTGACGAACCAACAAGAAATTTAGATATTGAAAATGCAAAAATTGTATTTGAAAATTTAACTAATATTTCCAAAAATAAAACTATTTTAGTAGTCAGCCATAACCTTGATTTAGCAAAAAAATATGCCGACAAAATTGTTTATATTGAAAAAAACAAAATTACTGAGGAAATTTTTGACAAAAATAGCCAAAATCAGTCATTAATTTCTAAAAACGGCGATTTAAATTATCAAAATACCGCTAAAAATTCAAAACTTTCAAAAATTAAACAGGAATTTAAGACAGGTTTTTTATTAACAATTACTGATTTTAAATCAAAACTTACTTCAAGTATTTTATTTTTATTGCTTTTTTTAACCAGTTTTTTTGGGACATTATTATTTGGGGTCTTAAATTTAAATATTAGCAGCACTAATTTGCAAAACACGATTGAATATCAATTAGATTCGGTTGTAATAACCAAAAAACCAAATGCAGAAATAAACACATTTTCTACTAATGAAATCACAAAACTTCAAGAAGATAACCCAAAAATTGTAAAAATTGTTCCTATTTTTACCTTTCCTAAGGTTACTTTCACTTATGGCGATAAAGTAGAGTTTGATTCTTCTGTTGACTATATTGATGAAAGTGATTTTTTTAAAAAAAGATTTATTTTTGACAACAAAAATTTAGTAGGCAGAAACATTCAAAACAAAGATGAAGTAATAATTTCAAAATCGCTGGCAACAAAATTTAATATAGAAAAACCGAACAATCAAAAAATTAGTGTCTCAAGTTTTCGCAACACAGCCGTAGATCTAAAAGTAGTTGGTATAAGTAGTTTGTCTACTTTAGACAGACTAAATTTTAGCTTTTTACATCATAAATTTTTTGAATCAGCAAAACCTGTGCAAAAAAATAGTGGGCCGCCAAATGAAAATCTTGACAACAATAAGCCAGAAAAAATTGACCCTTGAGTATTGAAACTGTATTTTAAAATTGATGATGATTTAGCTAATAATATTGAAAACTTTGCTAAAAACAACAAAGAATTTGAAACCCAATCGTCTCTAGGTGGCATAACAAAATCAATCTTAAATACACAATCATTTACAAATATAGTTATTGGTGCTATTTTAGTTTTATTTATTATAATTTTACTAATTCAGACAGTCTTTTATGCTAAAAACCTGAGTGATTCAAAAATGAAATTAATTGGAATCCTAAAGGCACTAAATGCTAAAACCTGACAAATTTTCTTTTACCATTGACTAAATATTATTATAATTTCACTTTTTATTTTATTTATTAATTCAGTTGTTTTCATTCCGTCAATGGGTAAAATTTATACCGCAATAATTGGTCAAGATATTTTACTACCCTCGCTGAGCCAAGTTGGGGCTTTACTTATAATAATATGACTTATAATGTTTGGGTCTATTTCGGTAATTTACCTAATAATTTCTTGACTAAGTTATCGTAAACCGGTAATTAAATTGCTAAAATTTGAGCAATTCTAA